In Monomorium pharaonis isolate MP-MQ-018 unplaced genomic scaffold, ASM1337386v2 scaffold_77, whole genome shotgun sequence, the genomic window CTCCAACAACGCGGGCCGGGGGAGGGCGAGGcggcgccgccgtcgtcgacgCTATCGACGCAGCGCCGCCCCGCCCGTTCCGCCTCTCAACGTCACCGCTCCCATCAACCGGAGCGGCGCGTCCTCAGCGGGGAAAGGAGGGGGGGGGCCACCAGGCCCGCCCCTCCCAAAGAAGGCACGCGGGCCCAGGCGCCCGACACCCCACTCCTCCCCCCGCCGACCATCCCAAGTAAGGGCCCTCGCTCCAGCGAGAGCCCCCCCGGCTATCCGATCGACGGCGGGGAGGCAAACGATGGAGGAAGCCCGACGCTAGTTGCGTCCGGTCGTCCCCCCCGCAGCCCCCCCATACCGTCATCCCTCTCCCCTCCGGGTAATCCCCGCATCTCTAAGATGCGCCGGGATCCCCCGGagacagcggcggcggcgacccTCGTCACCGCCCCGCCCATCCGCAGAGGGCGAGGAGGGTGGACTAACCTCCCCCCTCCTTACCCTCTCGTCCGCCTCCCTCCGCTCCATGATCGCGGAGCAGAAGGAGGAGAACGCCCTCCAATTTTCCCGGGAGGCGGTCGCGACCCGCACGACCGCCCCCAGGGAGAGGTCCGACGGGCGAATGGTCTCCACCAACGCCCGCCTCGCCTCGTTGTGCGCGGGACACGCCGACAAGGCGTGCTGCGCCGAGTCGGCCGCGTCCCCGCACTGGTGGCAGCCAGCGCCGCCCTCTTTGCCTATGCGGCACAGGTAGTCCCCGAAGCACCCGTGCCCGGAGACCACCTGCGCCACATGGAAGGTGACCCTTCCCCTCGCCACGTCGACCCACTGATCCAGAAGCGGGCCGACCGCCTCCACAGTTCTGCGGCCGTACCGGAGGTCCCCCGCCAGGAGCCGGCGCTTCCACCGCGCCATCATCTCCCGGCGGGCGGCCTCCCCCGCCTCACCCACGGCCCTCGCGGTCACCTCCCCCCCTCCGCGCAGCCTCGCCGCCCTAAGGGCCCAGTACGCGTCGGCCCTAGCCCGCGCGACCAGGTCCCAGGGCGGGACACACGCGAGGACGGCGCcggccgccaccgccaccgtaCGGTACGACCTGGACAGGCGAACGGCCATCCTGCGCTCGACCGGACGCAGGGGGGCCATCGCCCGGTCCAGGTCgacccctctcccctcccggGCCCAGATTGGCGCTCCGTAGAGCGCCATGGAGAGGACCACCGACGCGTACAGCCGTCGGGTCCCCCCCCCCGGGCCCCCCACATTGGGGAGCAGCCGCGACAGCGCCGCCGCGGCTTTCCCCAGGCGAGGCGCGAGGCGAGCAAAGTGCTCGCGGTATCGCCCGCGGTCGTCCAACACCAGGCCCAGGTACCGGATGGAGCGGCCGATCTCCACTCGGCCGCCCGCCACCCGGACGAACCCGGGCCTCGCCCTCCCCGGGCCAAAGGCCATCGCCTCGGTCTTATCGACCGAGACGCGAAGGCCCAAGGCCCCGATGCGTCCGACCACGGCGGCCACCGCATCGCCCGCCCGCGCCTCCGCCTCCCATCTTTCTCCCCCAGCCGCCAGGACTAGTGTGTCATCCGCGTAACACACGACCCGGCAACCGGGGGGCAGGGGGACCCTGAGGACGCTGTCGAACGCGAGGATCCACAAGAGCGGCCCTAACACCGACCCCTGCGGGACCCCGCGCGTCACCGGGACCCGGCGAGCCGGCTCGCCGGGCCCCGCCCCCACCAACAGCCACCTATTGGAGAGGTAGCTCCGCACCACCCTACGGAGGTACGGAGgcaccccccccctcctcaGTGCCCCCCTGATGTGGCACCAGGGGAGGGAGTTGAAAGCGTTTTTGATGTCTAGGGACACCGCGATcaacccccccccctcctccatGCCGCGGGCCACCATCGACTCCACCTCCCCGATGGCGTCGATGGTGGACCTCCCCCGCCTAAAGCCGAACTGGGACTCGTGTAAACCACGAGCCCCGTCGGCCCCCAGGCACCGTAAGATCCGCGAGGCCAATACCCTCTCGAGCACCTTCCCGAGCTCGCCCAAAAGGCAAATCGGGCGGTAACTCGAGGGGTCCCCGGGCGGCCTGCCCTCCTTCGGGAGGAGCACGAGGCGCGCCTCCTTCCACACCCCGGGGAAAACCCCCTCCTCCAGGCAGGCGTCGTAAACCCGGCGGAGAGAGCCCTCCAGCAGGCCGCCCGAGCAGGCGATTACCCGCCCAGGGATACCATCCGGGCCGGGGGCTTTCACCCCCCCACCCCGGAGCCGCCTGATGGCCTCGCGGATCTCATTCGCGGAGACCCTCCACCCTTCGCCGTCCGGGGGGGGCCCTCGTTGGCTCCGCCCAGCCGGCGGCGGCCCGGCTTCCGCCGGATCCGCCGGGAAGAGGGCCTCCACGATTTCCCTCATCGGGTCCCCTTCTCCCCCGGCACGCGGGGGAGGAGGGGCCCCGCTCCCCCGCACCATCTTACCCATGACGATCCGATAGGGTCTCCCCCACGGATCGTCGTCGATGGTGCGGAGGAGCTCCTCCCAGGCCCTATTTTTGGCCGCGGCTATAGCGCGGCCAAGGAGCCTCCTCGCGGCCCTGTACCCATCCCAGGCCTCCTCGACGGTGGCGAGGAGCCCGGGCGACGGGGAGGAGCCCCTTCTCCTCCTGGCTCTCGTCCAGCCTCTCCTGGCCGTAACCGCGGCCCGCCGCAGCCCGGCCAGCTCGTCGGACCACCAGTACACCGACCGCCGGACCTGTCGTCCCACCCTGGGCATCGCGAAGTCGCACGCCCGGGCGAGAAGACCCGACAGGGCACGCGCCCCGCACTCCGCGCGGTCCGCCCCAGGCGGAGGGCCCCCGGCGCCCGACCACGTCCCAGCCTCGAGGAAGCCGCGGAGCCGGTCGCAATCCAGCCTCCCCACGGCCCACCTTTTAAACGGCCCGGGCGCGTCCCGGCGCCGGTCCCGCCATCCCCCCGGGGCCCTTCCCCGGCCCACCGCGATCTCCATCTCTATGTATCGGTGGTCCGACAACGTTTCGACGTCGTCCACGACGCGCCAGTCCCTAACCCAGGGACGCGCAGAGGGGGAGGCCCACGTGAGGTCCACGATAGACTCCCCCCTCCACGCCACGCACGTCGGGACTCCGCCGACGTTGAGCAGGACGAGGCCAAGTTCCGCCGCCCAGTGCTCAACGACCTCCCCCCTGACATCGGTGTGCGGGGAACCCCAAGACGCGGCTTTTGCGTTGAAGTCCCCCGCCACCAGGGTCGGCCGTCCCAGGGAGGCTCTGATGCGAGCCCCCAATTCGTCCAGCTGTTGCTGGACCCGCCGAAGAGGCCAGGAGGGAGGGAGGTACACCGCGACGATGTCCACCTCCCCCCCCCGGGCCCACACATAGGAGGCCCCCTGTCCCCCCATCCCAAAGGAGACGGCAGCACCGCGCGGCCACGTTACCGCTACGGTGCCGCCGTCATTGCGGAGCCAAACGGGGTCCCCCGGCGGGACCCGGTACGGCTCCGCAACCACCCCGACCGCCCCGCCGCGCTCCAGGAGCCGCTGCATAAACAGGTCCTGGGCACGGCGGGCGTGGTTGAGGTTCGCCTGGACGACCCTAAGGCGCATTGTGGACACTCAACGAGGCGTCCTCCGCGCCCTTAGGGTCGTCCCGCGATTCCCTCTGCGGCAAGGGCGGCCCCCCGCCCCCCTCCGGCAAGGGGTCCACCTCCATAGGCCCCTCGGTCGCCGCCGCAGCAACAGCGGCAGCGGCCCCGCCCAGTACCGGGCTAGAGCCCCCGGAAGGGGGCCCGCCGCTCCCCGCGTTCCCCGGCGCGGCAGCGCCCGAGCGCGCCTCCCGCGCCGGAGGCAGGCCGCCCCGGACCACCGGGGCGCCGCACTGCGGACCGCCCACTCGGTGACCGCACGGGCGGCCCGCCCTCGCGCACACGGGGCATTTTACGGGCGCCGTACACCCGGCCGCCCGGTGCCCCGCTCCCCCGCAGCGGTAGCAAGTGTCACTCCTGTCCTCCTTGCTACCGCATACGCTCCTGACGTGCCCCCTCTGCAGGCATCTAAAGCACTGCAGAGGGCGCACGCCCAGGAGCTCCGCCCGCACCCGGAACCAGCCCCCCACCACTAGGCGCCCCCCATCGACGGCGGCGATCCGGTTCGCCGCCGCCAAGGGGCATCGCGCCCAGACGGTGAAGAGGCCGCCCGGGGCTCTCCTGGGCTCCCCCAACTTAATGTCCCCGACAGGACACCCCCCTTTGTCGGCCAACGCCCGACTGATTTCGTCGGGCGTGACCGATTCCTCCAGGCCACCCAGCCTAAGTTCGGCCATTTTGACCGGCTGGGTGACCCTAACACCCTTCTTTCCTTCCAACACCTGGCGGAGTTTCTCCGCCAGGCGGTCGGCTCCGTCCTGGCCGTCC contains:
- the LOC118648826 gene encoding uncharacterized protein LOC118648826 is translated as MARWKRRLLAGDLRYGRRTVEAVGPLLDQWVDVARGRVTFHVAQVVSGHGCFGDYLCRIGKEGGAGCHQCGDAADSAQHALSACPAHNEARRALVETIRPSDLSLGAVVRVATASRENWRAFSSFCSAIMERREADER